The following coding sequences lie in one Candidatus Dependentiae bacterium genomic window:
- the rpsJ gene encoding 30S ribosomal protein S10 — protein MKKQKIRLTLKSYDHQLLDNAVKQIVMTVKRTGSQVLGPVPLPSRKQYFTVLRSPHIDKKSREQFELTTHKRILDIVSPAEQTMDALMKLNISAGVDVEIK, from the coding sequence ATGAAAAAACAAAAGATACGCTTAACATTAAAGTCATACGATCACCAATTGCTTGATAATGCAGTTAAGCAAATTGTAATGACGGTAAAAAGAACAGGATCCCAGGTTTTGGGACCTGTTCCTCTGCCAAGTAGAAAACAGTACTTTACAGTTTTAAGGTCGCCTCATATTGACAAGAAATCTCGAGAGCAGTTTGAATTAACGACCCATAAACGAATTTTAGATATTGTGTCTCCTGCAGAACAGACGATGGATGCGCTCATGAAATTGAATATTTCCGCTGGCGTAGATGTAGAGATTAAGTAA